A region from the Arachis ipaensis cultivar K30076 chromosome B01, Araip1.1, whole genome shotgun sequence genome encodes:
- the LOC107645449 gene encoding uncharacterized protein LOC107645449 yields MGELHYFLGVQVTKTAGGGLILSQEKYVRDLLKKADMENCKPCQTPLPSSVKFSAFGGSVFKNPKLYRSVVGRLQYLTITRPELAYSVGKVSQFMQAPLDEHWKPVKGCLDIAYSDSDWEGDPDDRKFTGGFCVFLGENLISWSSKKQGAVARSSTEAEYRAMADLVAELIWINSLMIELRAKISTPPSMFCDNLSTVLLAANPILHSKSKHFETDLHFVRDYVSKQVVQVSHVPGTVKLADVLTKPLPSAAFLAFRSKLMVEDLKKLNVAGLNQEESREEAVKEHPKNSKRNNEATTERPISRGHDGVVQLTSLKQQQKGQSVGVMIELS; encoded by the exons ATGGGTGAACTGCATTATTTTCTTGGTGTTCAAGTCACTAAAACTGCTGGGGGTGGTCTAATACTCTCACAAGAGAAGTATGTCAGAGACCTACTCAAGAAGGCGGATATGGAAAATTGCAAACCATGTCAGACTCCTTTGCCTTCTTCAGTAAAGTTCTCTGCATTTGGTGGTTCAGTGTTCAAAAACCCAAAGCTATATAGGTCAGTGGTGGGTCGCCTGCAGTACCTAACCATCACTCGACCAGAATTAGCCTATAGTGTTGGCAAGGTGTCTCAGTTCATGCAAGCACCTTTAGATGAGCATTGGAAGCCGGTAAAAGGATGCTTAGATAT AGCCTATAGTGACTCTGATTGGGAAGGAGATCCGGATGACAGAAAATTCACTGGAGGCTTCTGTGTTTTTCTTGGAGAAAATCTAATTTCCTGGAGCTCAAAGAAGCAAGGTGCTGTTGCCAGATCCAGCACTGAAGCTGAATATAGAGCTATGGCTGATCTTGTGGCTGAATTAATCTGGATCAATAGTCTCATGATTGAGCTTCGTGCCAAAATCTCAACACCCCCTTCAATGTTCTGTGATAATCTAAGTACTGTATTGCTTGCTGCCAACCCAATTCTGCACTCAAAGTCTAAGCACTTTGAAACTGATTTGCACTTTGTTCGAGACTATGTGTCTAAACAGGTAGTTCAAGTTAGTCATGTCCCTGGTACAGTAAAACTAGCTGATGTGTTGACAAAGCCCTTGCCAAGTGCTGCGTTTCTAGCATTCAGGTCTAAGCTAATGGTAGAAGACTTGAAGAAGCTCAATGTTGCTGGACTCAATCAAGAAGAGTCAAGGGAGGAAGCAGTCAAGGAGCATCCTAAAAACTCAAAAAGGAATAATGAAGCAACAACAGAGAGACCAATCAGCAGGGGTCATGATGGAGTTGTTCAGTTAACAAGTTTGAAGCAACAACAGAAAGGCCAATCAGTAGGGGTGATGATAGAGTTGAGTTAG